A segment of the Devriesea agamarum genome:
GATCTCGATAATCCCGCATGTCTGCACGTCGGGATGGACCTGTTCAAATGGGCGATGAAACTTGCGCCGCTGGTTCCGTCGTCATTGGCATTGGATTGCTTTGAACATGCACTCGCGGCTCGCATCCTCGATATGGAAGCCTCACCCTACGATGTGCGGCCACTCGGATACGGGATGGTGCCGATTGAAACCCCCGCCGGAAAAGCAGAATATGTTCGCCGGCAACGGATACTCGCCGAGCAGGCAGAGACACTGCGTCAGCGGCTCTTGGATTACCTGAAGCCGCTGGCCGACATCATCACCTCCTTGAGCACCCAGACCGAGGCGCAAAACATCGCCTCCCCGTAAGCGTGACAAACTAAGAATCATGCCGCTGCTAGCCGACCATCTTCCGTCCTACCCGCATGCCCGTCCCAGCGACGGAATCGCCTCTGCTGACAGCATTGTCGAGGCTTTCACTCGCGCACAGGAGGAGACCGGGCGCACGCTGTACGACCACCAGGCCGAAGCACTGCTTGCGCTGGCTTCTGGGGACCACGTGATTGCGGCAACCCCCACTGGCTCGGGGAAGTCAACCGTCGGTTACGCTGCACTCTTCACAGCTCTTGCCACCGGCCGCCGAGCCTTTTACACGGCACCGATTAAAGCTCTGGTGAGTGAGAAGTTTTTTGAACTCGTTCACCTTTTCGGAGCTGCCGCTGTCGGGATGACTACAGGCGATTCTTCGGTTAACCGGGATGCACCGATCATCGTGTGCACCGCAGAAATTCTCGCGAGCCACGTGTTGCGAGATGGTCCAGCCAGCGATATTGAACTCGTGGTGATGGACGAGTTCCACTATTACGGAGACCCGCAACGAGGCTGGGCGTGGCAAATACCGCTGCTCGATCTTCCCCGCTGCCAATTTGTGCTGATGTCCGCAACGCTCGGCGACGTCTCATTCCTGGTCGATGACTTAAAGCAGCGCACCCGCCGCGAGGTGAGCGTGATCGACAATGCAATTCGTCCGGTGCCTCTCGACTTCCGCTGGTCAACCTCGGATATTGACGAGACCATTACCCAGATCCTCACTGAACGCGATGCGCCGGTGTACGTCGTACATTTCACCCAGGCTGCTGCGGTTGAGCAGGCCCAGGCCCTGCGGGGAACCGACATGCTCACCCGGGACGAAAAACAGCGGCTTCGCGACCTGATCGGAGACTTCCGGTTTTCCAAAGGATTCGGTTCCATCCTCTCCTCCCTGGTGCGACAAGGTATCGGCATTCATCACGCTGGGATGTTGCCTAAGTACCGCCGCCTGGTTGAGAAACTAGCGCAATCAGGTCTGCTGAAGGTTATTTGCGGAACGGATACCCTCGGGGTCGGTATTAACGTCCCCATACGGACGGTTCTGCTGACAGGCTTGGTGAAGTTCGATGGTCGGCGTAAACGGCTGATTAATTCCCGCGAGTTCCACCAGATCGCAGGACGAGCGGGCCGAGCCGGATACGACACCGTCGGCCACGTGGTAGTGCAGGCACCCGAGTGGACAATTCAAGCACTCAAAGAGGAAAAGCGCCGGGCCGAACGAACCCACAATGGGTCCACCCCGAATAGCGCCAAGAAGCACAAGAAGAAAGCAAAAGCCTCCGGCCCCAAAATCCCCGAAGGCGAGGTCAACTGGACAGAAAAGAATCTGGACAAGCTGGTGGAGAATCCACCCGAGCCGCTGCGTCCGGTCATGAGGATCAGCTCGTCGATGATTCTCAGCGTGATCGCACGGCCCGGGGATGCGGTGTTGTCAATGCGGCATCTTTTGCACGACGGGCACCAGACTCGCACCCAGATCGCCCGGTTATCCCGGCAAGCAATTCAGCATTTCCGCGGACTGCTGGATGCCGATATCATGCGGATCCTCCCTCAACCAGATCACCTGGGCCGCCGCATTGCCTTGGTCGAGGACCTCCAAGACGACTTCACCTTAACGCAGCCCCTGGCACCGTTTGCGATTGCCGCTCTCGATGCGATGGAGGAAGAGTCCGAAAACCTCACCTTGGACTCACTGTCAATTATTGAAGCCATTTTGGATGATCCAACCCCCATTTTGCTGGCACAGCAGCACGTGGCTAAAGGTGCCCTGCTGGCCGAACTTAAAGAGGAAGGAGTGGAGTACTCAGAGCGCATGGCGCTGCTGGATGAGGTCACCTGGCCCAAACCCCTAGAGGATGAGCTCACCGCACAGCTAGAGGTGTATCGCCGCGCCCACCCCTGGGTCAGCATGTATGACCTCTCCCCCAAGTCGATCGTGCGGGAGATGTATGAGACGGGTCAGACTTTCAGCGAGTTTATCTCCAGGTATCAGCTAGCTCGCGCCGAAGGGGTACTTCTGCGCTACCTATCGGATGCCTACCGGGCCCTGTCTCGCACCATCCCACAAGAATTGCGCACCGATGAGCTAGAGGACGTCATCGAATGGCTCGGGGTACTGGTACGCGGCATCGATTCGTCGCTCCTGGACGAATGGGAGGCGCTGGCCCACCCTGAGGATGAGGACGATGCAGCATCGAGTGTGCGTTCCACCTCACCCCGAGCGTTGTCAGCCCAAACCAAAGTCCTCACCACGATGGTGCGTGCCGCGATGTGGCAGCGAGTTGAGCACTTTGCCTTTGAACGGGAGGAGCGCCTAGCGGCCCTCGATGGCTGGAGCGGCTGGGATCAGGCACGGTGGGCGCAAGCTATGGACGACTACTACGACACCTATGACCACGTGAGTGTCGACGGCTCTGCTCGTCGCCCAGAGCTGCTTCATATTGAGCGTGAACGCGATCTGTGGCGGGTGCGTCAGGTGATTGATGATCCTGATGGAAACCATGACTGGGCACTCGCCGCCGAGGTTGACCTGGCGGCTACCGACGAGTCCGGGGAACTGGTGCTACGGATGGTCGGCGCCGGGGATATTGGCAGCTACCGCGATATGGGTGGGCATTAACTGGCGTGGGAACCGACAATTCCGCGCGGGGCGATACCGACCTTTAGGAATCCGTAGGTGTAGGCATCGGTGACCGCCTCCCAGGAGGCCTCGACAATATTGGGGCCGATGCCCACTGTCGAAAAGGTTAAACCCATACCTGAGGTCCGAACGAGAACCCGGGTGGTGGCGTTCGTGCCGCGATCAGCATCGAGGATACGGACCTTGAAGTCCTGTAGCTCAAACGCATCGATCTCGGGATACGCGGGTCGCAGCGCCGCACGCAGA
Coding sequences within it:
- a CDS encoding DEAD/DEAH box helicase, encoding MPLLADHLPSYPHARPSDGIASADSIVEAFTRAQEETGRTLYDHQAEALLALASGDHVIAATPTGSGKSTVGYAALFTALATGRRAFYTAPIKALVSEKFFELVHLFGAAAVGMTTGDSSVNRDAPIIVCTAEILASHVLRDGPASDIELVVMDEFHYYGDPQRGWAWQIPLLDLPRCQFVLMSATLGDVSFLVDDLKQRTRREVSVIDNAIRPVPLDFRWSTSDIDETITQILTERDAPVYVVHFTQAAAVEQAQALRGTDMLTRDEKQRLRDLIGDFRFSKGFGSILSSLVRQGIGIHHAGMLPKYRRLVEKLAQSGLLKVICGTDTLGVGINVPIRTVLLTGLVKFDGRRKRLINSREFHQIAGRAGRAGYDTVGHVVVQAPEWTIQALKEEKRRAERTHNGSTPNSAKKHKKKAKASGPKIPEGEVNWTEKNLDKLVENPPEPLRPVMRISSSMILSVIARPGDAVLSMRHLLHDGHQTRTQIARLSRQAIQHFRGLLDADIMRILPQPDHLGRRIALVEDLQDDFTLTQPLAPFAIAALDAMEEESENLTLDSLSIIEAILDDPTPILLAQQHVAKGALLAELKEEGVEYSERMALLDEVTWPKPLEDELTAQLEVYRRAHPWVSMYDLSPKSIVREMYETGQTFSEFISRYQLARAEGVLLRYLSDAYRALSRTIPQELRTDELEDVIEWLGVLVRGIDSSLLDEWEALAHPEDEDDAASSVRSTSPRALSAQTKVLTTMVRAAMWQRVEHFAFEREERLAALDGWSGWDQARWAQAMDDYYDTYDHVSVDGSARRPELLHIERERDLWRVRQVIDDPDGNHDWALAAEVDLAATDESGELVLRMVGAGDIGSYRDMGGH